A region from the Variovorax paradoxus genome encodes:
- a CDS encoding DUF2827 domain-containing protein, whose translation MRIGITIGLHHQAETLWNNGIKQNAVFLAEALKHCPSVDSVVLVNTTAVPITSALPWDQRRWPTRTFDDAKDSVDVLIELGGQIDPDQTDYLKQRGARLVSYCCGFEYVHAMESMLFNKPLWGQNLFVNQRYDDIWMVPQVANISQPYFEVLRRSDARPVPFVWSPVFLDERTRTLPEAGIYRPRGGARRLTVMEPNINVVKFCLYPILIAELAYRARPEAVALLQVTNTERLATQNTEFITLMNQLDIVRQHKAVFLGRHETPVFLAQNTDIVISHQWENPLNYFYLETCWQGYPLVHNAHLCPDLGYYYEGNDVRGGGARVLEALETHDEQADSYRSHQRALIHRYLPGNAAATASYNELLVGLRLRPAR comes from the coding sequence ATGCGCATCGGCATCACCATCGGCCTGCACCACCAGGCTGAAACTCTTTGGAACAACGGGATCAAGCAGAACGCGGTGTTTCTGGCCGAAGCGCTGAAGCACTGCCCGTCGGTGGACTCGGTGGTGCTGGTCAACACGACAGCCGTGCCAATCACATCCGCCCTGCCCTGGGACCAGCGACGCTGGCCCACGCGGACGTTCGACGACGCCAAGGATTCGGTGGACGTGCTGATTGAACTGGGCGGCCAGATCGATCCGGACCAGACCGACTACCTCAAGCAACGCGGAGCGAGACTGGTCTCGTACTGCTGCGGCTTCGAGTACGTGCACGCGATGGAGTCGATGCTCTTCAACAAGCCGCTGTGGGGCCAGAACCTGTTTGTCAACCAGCGCTACGACGACATCTGGATGGTTCCGCAGGTGGCCAACATCAGCCAGCCCTATTTCGAGGTATTGCGTCGCAGCGATGCCCGGCCGGTGCCTTTCGTCTGGAGCCCCGTTTTCCTCGATGAGCGCACGCGAACGCTACCTGAGGCGGGCATCTACCGGCCGCGCGGCGGGGCGCGCCGGCTCACAGTGATGGAGCCGAACATCAACGTGGTGAAGTTCTGCCTCTATCCGATACTGATCGCGGAACTCGCCTACCGCGCCCGCCCGGAGGCTGTCGCGCTGCTGCAAGTGACGAACACCGAGCGGCTGGCCACGCAGAATACGGAGTTCATCACGCTGATGAACCAGCTCGACATCGTGCGCCAGCACAAGGCCGTGTTCCTGGGACGGCATGAAACGCCGGTCTTTCTGGCACAGAACACGGACATCGTGATCTCGCACCAGTGGGAAAACCCGCTCAACTACTTTTATCTGGAGACCTGCTGGCAGGGTTATCCGCTGGTGCACAACGCGCACCTGTGCCCGGATCTCGGCTACTACTACGAAGGCAACGATGTGAGGGGCGGCGGCGCCCGCGTGCTGGAGGCATTGGAGACACACGACGAACAGGCCGACTCCTACCGTTCGCACCAGCGTGCCCTGATTCACCGCTACCTGCCTGGAAACGCCGCCGCTACCGCGTCTTACAACGAACTCCTGGTTGGCCTGCGGCTGCGTCCGGCCCGCTGA
- a CDS encoding acid phosphatase, producing MRIPRKLCWLSLAAFLFTACTTQPPLPTAVPRADETTIASAAGDTTYLDPAQIDTTRFLAPPPDEAATRREVEQMLVLQRQRTPAQAERSIADLEQSVFRFSDVMGDGFRKEDLPRTARLFETLYRTESILNKQGKEKWQRMRPPLFDKRIEPVARYSSSGSYPSGHSAFAYLSGIVLAEMVPEKRAQIFARASEFGDNRVLGGVHYPSDIEAGRRLATMIAVLIQGNPAYRGDFAAARKELRGSLGLDR from the coding sequence ATGCGCATCCCCCGCAAGCTCTGCTGGCTGTCCCTTGCCGCCTTTTTGTTCACCGCCTGCACGACGCAGCCGCCGCTGCCGACCGCGGTGCCGCGGGCCGACGAAACAACCATCGCCTCGGCGGCCGGGGACACCACCTACCTCGATCCAGCGCAGATCGACACCACGCGCTTCCTGGCACCGCCGCCCGACGAGGCGGCCACGCGGCGCGAGGTCGAGCAGATGCTCGTGCTGCAGCGGCAGCGCACGCCCGCGCAGGCCGAGCGCTCCATTGCCGACCTGGAGCAGAGCGTCTTCCGCTTTTCCGACGTGATGGGCGACGGGTTCAGGAAGGAAGACCTGCCGCGCACCGCCAGGCTGTTCGAGACCCTGTACAGGACCGAGAGCATCCTCAACAAGCAGGGAAAGGAAAAGTGGCAGCGCATGCGCCCGCCGCTGTTCGACAAGCGCATCGAGCCGGTGGCGCGGTATTCGTCGAGCGGCTCCTATCCGAGCGGCCACTCGGCCTTCGCCTATCTGTCGGGCATCGTGCTGGCCGAGATGGTTCCCGAAAAGCGCGCGCAGATCTTCGCGCGCGCCAGCGAGTTCGGCGACAACCGCGTGCTCGGCGGCGTTCACTACCCGAGCGACATCGAGGCCGGCCGGCGCCTGGCGACGATGATCGCCGTGCTGATCCAGGGCAACCCGGCGTACCGGGGCGATTTCGCCGCGGCCCGGAAGGAACTGCGCGGGTCGCTCGGCCTGGACAGGTGA
- the cobM gene encoding precorrin-4 C(11)-methyltransferase: protein MNERAIAPGSAPRGAPAPGTVWFVGAGPGDPDLITVKGRGLVERAGAILFAGSLVSETAMRWAPPDCAVADSKDMTLEQMSAWLIAQAARCETVVRLQTGDPGLYGALIELVQPLDAAGVPIGVVPGVSSAMASAAAAVESLTLPEVTQTVIFTRVEGRTPMPEGESLEALAAHHSTLCIFLSITLMGKLTAALAAAGWSPDAPVVVVHKASWPGEEKIVRGTVATIQALCREARIATQSMIIASPTLGARQWTTLAKSKLYDASFTHRFRRASVPVETLRQELP, encoded by the coding sequence ATGAACGAGCGAGCCATCGCTCCAGGCAGTGCGCCACGCGGCGCGCCGGCACCAGGAACCGTGTGGTTCGTCGGTGCGGGTCCGGGCGACCCTGATCTCATCACCGTCAAGGGCCGCGGCCTCGTCGAGCGCGCCGGGGCGATCCTGTTCGCGGGCTCGCTCGTGAGCGAAACCGCGATGCGCTGGGCGCCGCCGGACTGCGCCGTTGCCGACAGCAAGGACATGACGCTCGAGCAGATGTCGGCCTGGCTGATCGCGCAGGCCGCGCGCTGCGAGACGGTGGTGCGCCTGCAGACCGGCGACCCGGGCCTTTACGGCGCGCTGATCGAGCTGGTGCAGCCGCTGGATGCGGCGGGCGTGCCGATCGGCGTGGTGCCGGGCGTGTCTTCGGCCATGGCATCGGCGGCCGCGGCGGTGGAAAGCCTCACGCTCCCCGAGGTCACGCAGACGGTGATCTTCACGCGCGTCGAAGGCCGCACGCCCATGCCGGAGGGCGAGTCGCTCGAGGCGCTGGCCGCGCATCACAGCACGCTGTGCATCTTCCTGAGCATCACGCTGATGGGCAAGCTCACGGCCGCGCTCGCGGCTGCCGGCTGGTCGCCCGATGCGCCCGTGGTGGTGGTTCACAAGGCGAGCTGGCCCGGCGAAGAGAAGATCGTGCGCGGCACGGTCGCGACCATCCAGGCGCTGTGCCGCGAGGCCCGCATCGCGACCCAATCGATGATCATCGCCAGCCCCACGCTGGGTGCGCGGCAGTGGACCACGCTCGCCAAATCCAAGCTCTACGACGCGAGCTTCACGCATCGCTTCCGGCGCGCGAGCGTTCCCGTCGAAACCCTGCGCCAGGAACTTCCATGA
- a CDS encoding sirohydrochlorin chelatase has product MNSETILLVGHGSREKSGNDEIEAFAAQWRERQPGWRIEVCFIEFSEITMSEGLRRAAESARRVIVVPLILNAAGHVKMDVPQAIDGARLKYPMVQFLYAPHLTACDPILAVLQRRLKDAMQALDMPDPTTTGVVILGRGSSDRQANGDMAKMARWLMEETDHELVDLAFTGITYPRLERAVQRQSLLGMKQVVVLPYYLFNGTLVERIARQVEHLKAQYPTIRFVSTRYFGFEPEIFALLEQRVDDLRRGAPAALMPCDGCKFRDFAVDHGLGGHHHGDAVPHGHEHGHDHDHDHDHDHDHAHGHAHAHDDPAPVLR; this is encoded by the coding sequence ATGAACTCCGAAACCATTCTCCTGGTGGGCCACGGCTCGCGCGAAAAATCCGGCAACGACGAGATCGAGGCCTTCGCCGCGCAATGGCGCGAGCGGCAACCGGGCTGGCGCATCGAGGTCTGCTTCATCGAGTTCTCAGAGATCACGATGAGCGAGGGCCTGCGCCGCGCCGCAGAGAGCGCGCGGCGCGTGATCGTGGTGCCGCTCATCCTCAATGCCGCGGGCCATGTGAAGATGGACGTCCCGCAGGCCATCGACGGCGCCCGGCTCAAGTACCCGATGGTGCAGTTCCTCTATGCGCCGCACCTCACGGCCTGCGACCCGATCCTCGCGGTCCTGCAGCGCCGCCTCAAGGATGCGATGCAGGCGCTCGACATGCCCGACCCGACCACCACCGGCGTGGTGATCCTGGGCCGGGGTTCGTCGGACCGCCAGGCCAACGGCGACATGGCCAAGATGGCGCGCTGGCTGATGGAAGAGACCGACCACGAATTGGTGGATCTTGCCTTCACGGGCATCACCTACCCGCGCCTGGAGCGGGCCGTGCAGCGCCAGAGCCTGCTGGGCATGAAGCAGGTGGTGGTGCTGCCGTACTACCTGTTCAACGGCACGCTGGTCGAACGGATCGCGCGCCAGGTCGAGCACCTGAAGGCGCAGTACCCGACGATCCGTTTTGTTTCCACGCGCTACTTCGGCTTCGAGCCCGAGATCTTCGCGCTGCTCGAACAGCGCGTGGACGACCTGCGGCGCGGCGCGCCGGCCGCGCTCATGCCCTGCGACGGCTGCAAGTTCCGCGACTTTGCGGTGGACCACGGGCTGGGCGGCCATCACCATGGCGATGCGGTGCCGCATGGCCACGAACATGGCCACGATCACGATCACGATCACGATCACGATCACGATCATGCACATGGCCACGCCCATGCGCACGACGATCCGGCACCGGTGCTGCGATGA
- a CDS encoding precorrin-8X methylmutase: MKPAPSTAANVVTEQLTAAGRAIEHDSFAVIDREVASHAYTADQWPVVRRMIHANADFDFNGLTDFHPDAVDAAIAAIRSRASRVLADVEMICVGLSAPRLAHFGMGTHQFISDPDVISQAMAEGTTRAVQAMRKAHRLGLVDGTIVGIGNAPTALIEIVRLIHEEGARPALVVGMPVGFVSAAESKDLMALENDVPWIVIRGRKGGSTLVVAAIHALLGLAEARERIA; the protein is encoded by the coding sequence ATGAAGCCGGCGCCCTCCACGGCGGCCAACGTCGTCACCGAGCAGCTCACCGCGGCGGGCCGCGCCATCGAGCACGATTCCTTCGCGGTGATCGACCGCGAAGTGGCTTCGCATGCCTACACGGCCGACCAGTGGCCCGTGGTGCGCCGCATGATCCATGCAAACGCCGACTTCGACTTCAACGGCCTGACCGACTTCCACCCGGACGCGGTCGACGCCGCCATCGCCGCCATCCGCTCGCGCGCCAGCCGCGTGCTGGCCGATGTCGAGATGATCTGCGTGGGCCTCTCGGCCCCGCGCCTGGCTCATTTCGGCATGGGCACGCACCAGTTCATCAGCGACCCGGACGTGATCTCGCAGGCGATGGCCGAAGGCACCACGCGCGCGGTGCAGGCCATGCGCAAGGCGCATCGCCTGGGGCTGGTCGACGGCACGATCGTCGGCATCGGCAATGCGCCCACCGCGCTGATCGAGATCGTGCGGCTGATCCACGAGGAGGGTGCGCGTCCCGCGCTGGTGGTGGGCATGCCAGTGGGCTTCGTGTCAGCGGCCGAGTCGAAGGACCTGATGGCGCTCGAAAACGATGTGCCCTGGATCGTGATCCGCGGGCGCAAGGGCGGCTCCACGCTGGTGGTGGCCGCGATCCACGCGCTGCTGGGCCTGGCCGAGGCGCGCGAACGCATTGCATGA
- a CDS encoding cobalt-precorrin-5B (C(1))-methyltransferase has product MMDKGAPRGTRTGFTTGACSAAAARAAVIGLVTGQVPGEVECLLPNGDLVRFAVHDGRVDGASAHAMVIKDAGDDPDCTDKAHLTADVRLLPERAGQVVLAGGTGVGTVTMPGLGLAVGGPAINPVPRRNIEANVRAVGAALLDEVGLEVAISVPRGEEMAKKTLNARLGILGGISILGTTGIVKPYSTAAYRASVVQGVQVAGTLGHGVVVLTTGGRTEKFVMAEMPELPEPAFVQMGDFLRYAMGAAVKAGLRKVVIGGMVGKLTKIAQGETITHAGRAEVDTGLLAELAAGLGAPTDVCDAIRGNETARYAGERMDALGLGTAFHTALAQRVIQTLRTRYPDQFELKVLVCDFEGRKIAEAP; this is encoded by the coding sequence ATGATGGACAAGGGCGCACCCCGCGGCACCCGCACCGGTTTCACGACCGGCGCGTGTTCAGCCGCGGCGGCGCGCGCGGCGGTGATCGGCCTGGTCACGGGCCAGGTGCCCGGCGAGGTCGAATGCCTCCTGCCCAATGGCGACTTGGTGCGCTTCGCGGTGCACGACGGCCGGGTCGACGGCGCGAGCGCGCATGCGATGGTCATCAAGGACGCCGGCGACGACCCCGACTGCACCGACAAGGCCCATCTCACGGCCGACGTGCGCCTGCTGCCCGAACGGGCGGGGCAGGTGGTGCTGGCCGGCGGCACCGGCGTGGGCACCGTCACGATGCCGGGCCTCGGGCTCGCGGTGGGCGGGCCCGCCATCAACCCGGTGCCGCGCCGCAACATCGAGGCGAACGTGCGCGCGGTGGGCGCGGCGCTGCTCGACGAGGTCGGCCTCGAAGTTGCCATCTCGGTGCCGCGGGGCGAAGAGATGGCCAAAAAGACGCTCAACGCGCGCCTGGGCATCCTCGGCGGCATTTCGATCCTGGGAACGACCGGCATCGTCAAGCCGTACTCCACCGCCGCCTACCGCGCGAGCGTGGTGCAGGGCGTGCAGGTGGCGGGCACGCTGGGGCACGGCGTGGTCGTGCTCACCACCGGCGGGCGCACCGAGAAATTCGTGATGGCCGAAATGCCGGAACTTCCCGAGCCGGCCTTCGTGCAGATGGGCGACTTCCTGCGCTATGCGATGGGTGCCGCGGTCAAGGCCGGGCTCAGGAAGGTGGTGATCGGCGGCATGGTCGGCAAGCTCACCAAGATCGCGCAAGGCGAGACCATCACCCACGCCGGCCGGGCCGAGGTCGACACCGGCCTGCTGGCCGAGCTGGCGGCCGGACTCGGCGCGCCGACCGACGTGTGCGACGCCATCCGCGGCAACGAGACCGCGCGCTATGCCGGCGAGCGCATGGACGCGCTCGGGCTCGGCACCGCGTTTCACACCGCGCTGGCGCAGCGCGTCATCCAGACGCTGCGCACGCGCTACCCCGACCAATTCGAACTGAAAGTGCTGGTCTGCGACTTCGAAGGCCGAAAAATCGCGGAGGCCCCGTGA
- the cbiE gene encoding precorrin-6y C5,15-methyltransferase (decarboxylating) subunit CbiE codes for MTNKCRILGVLDDGDASLGRGAMAHLQQAQLVIGAARTLALFASHIAPGAVQRDLTGALSQVPEWIRAAQAEDRRVVVLATGDPLCHGIAAFLAARLCLEAIEVIPNVSTLQLACARLGLPWQEMKFASVHAKDAGDWLPGSPPAHGLYALLRDIRQHDRLAVLTSPDNTPDRIARMLVAESLADDFEMAVAERLCQPEERVVSGMRITAAAQMRFADPNVVLLWRTRLRAPQVLFGLPDASFEQRHPEKGLITKNEVRAVSLARMQLRADSVVWDIGAGSGSVGLEAARLCWRGHVYAIEKNADDSAIVARNRQAMGISNHSLVHGKAPEGLAAWADPDAVFIGGSGGELAELIALVLRRLRPGGWLVMNFVTIENLAGAVEALKAQGAAWDVLQLQASRSKPILHMHRLAAENPVWLVCAQRSEVCAQGNEVRAQTGGAA; via the coding sequence ATGACCAACAAATGCCGCATCCTCGGCGTGCTGGACGACGGCGATGCGAGCCTCGGGCGCGGCGCGATGGCCCATCTGCAGCAGGCGCAACTGGTGATCGGCGCCGCACGCACGCTGGCCCTGTTCGCATCGCACATCGCGCCCGGCGCGGTGCAGCGCGACCTCACCGGCGCACTGTCGCAGGTGCCCGAATGGATCCGCGCCGCGCAGGCCGAGGATCGGCGCGTGGTCGTGCTGGCCACCGGCGACCCGCTGTGCCATGGCATCGCGGCCTTCTTGGCCGCGCGGCTGTGCCTGGAGGCGATCGAGGTCATTCCCAACGTGTCGACGCTGCAGCTGGCCTGCGCGCGGCTCGGCCTGCCATGGCAGGAGATGAAGTTCGCCTCCGTGCACGCCAAGGACGCGGGCGACTGGCTGCCGGGTTCGCCGCCCGCGCACGGCCTCTATGCACTGCTGCGCGACATCCGCCAGCACGACCGCCTGGCCGTGCTCACCAGCCCCGACAACACGCCCGACCGCATCGCGCGCATGCTGGTGGCCGAAAGCCTGGCCGACGACTTCGAAATGGCCGTCGCGGAGCGCCTCTGCCAGCCCGAGGAGCGCGTGGTCAGCGGCATGCGCATCACGGCCGCGGCGCAGATGCGTTTTGCCGACCCGAACGTGGTGCTGCTCTGGCGCACCCGGCTGCGCGCGCCGCAGGTGCTGTTCGGCCTGCCGGACGCCAGCTTCGAGCAGCGCCATCCCGAGAAGGGCCTGATCACCAAGAACGAGGTGCGCGCGGTCTCGCTCGCGCGCATGCAGTTGCGCGCCGACAGCGTGGTGTGGGACATCGGCGCGGGCTCCGGCTCGGTCGGGCTGGAGGCTGCGCGGCTGTGCTGGCGCGGCCATGTCTACGCGATCGAGAAGAACGCGGACGACAGCGCCATCGTCGCGCGCAACCGGCAGGCCATGGGCATCAGCAACCACAGCCTGGTGCACGGCAAGGCACCCGAGGGCCTGGCGGCGTGGGCCGACCCGGATGCGGTGTTCATCGGCGGCTCCGGCGGCGAGCTGGCCGAGCTCATTGCGCTGGTGCTGCGGCGGCTGCGGCCGGGCGGCTGGCTGGTGATGAACTTCGTCACCATCGAGAACCTCGCAGGCGCGGTCGAGGCGCTCAAGGCGCAAGGTGCGGCCTGGGACGTGCTGCAGCTGCAGGCCTCGCGCAGCAAGCCGATCCTGCACATGCACCGGCTCGCGGCGGAGAACCCGGTGTGGCTGGTCTGCGCACAAAGGAGTGAGGTCTGCGCGCAAGGGAATGAGGTCCGCGCGCAGACGGGCGGTGCGGCATGA
- the cobI gene encoding precorrin-2 C(20)-methyltransferase — MTAPGMLHGVSLGPGDPDLITRRAWSLLTRADAIWTYPVRSLRKESYALDIALRAGLSAPAQHQALLFPMTHDAEKLARHWLKAAETVQALLATGQDVLFLVEGDASTYASFCYLARVLRELDPAARIDVVPGVTSFNAACARLQLPLSEQDDTVAIVPAAYGIAAVEKMLDDFDTLVLMKVKPLLDDLIDLLARRGLLEHSRFIEKAGSPVERIVHDVASLKGSKVNYLSLLLVKNPGRERGELVRGCRKKTSTEIEEESPNDE, encoded by the coding sequence ATGACGGCACCCGGCATGCTCCACGGCGTATCGCTCGGCCCCGGCGATCCGGACCTGATCACGCGCCGCGCGTGGTCCTTGCTAACGCGCGCCGATGCGATCTGGACCTACCCGGTGCGCAGCCTGCGCAAGGAAAGCTACGCGCTGGACATCGCGCTGCGCGCCGGGCTTTCTGCGCCCGCGCAGCACCAGGCACTGCTGTTCCCGATGACGCACGACGCCGAGAAGCTCGCGCGCCACTGGCTCAAGGCCGCCGAGACCGTGCAGGCACTGCTGGCGACCGGGCAGGACGTGCTGTTCCTGGTCGAGGGCGATGCCTCCACCTACGCAAGCTTCTGCTACCTGGCGCGCGTGCTGCGCGAGCTCGACCCGGCCGCGCGCATCGATGTGGTGCCCGGCGTCACGTCCTTCAACGCGGCCTGCGCACGGCTGCAGCTGCCGCTCTCGGAGCAGGACGACACCGTGGCCATCGTGCCGGCGGCCTACGGCATTGCCGCGGTCGAGAAGATGCTGGACGACTTCGACACGCTGGTGCTCATGAAGGTCAAGCCGCTGCTCGACGACCTGATCGACCTGCTGGCGCGGCGCGGCCTGCTCGAACACAGCCGCTTCATCGAGAAGGCCGGCTCGCCGGTCGAACGCATCGTGCACGACGTGGCCAGCCTGAAGGGCAGCAAGGTCAACTACCTGTCGCTGCTGCTGGTGAAGAACCCCGGCCGCGAACGCGGCGAACTGGTGCGCGGCTGCCGCAAGAAGACCAGCACTGAAATCGAAGAGGAATCCCCGAATGACGAATGA
- a CDS encoding cobalamin biosynthesis central domain-containing protein, whose product MTNEAAPRVVLVAITRHGAQQAAGLARLLPEASVCVAEKFAPLMAGLPNPVRAYAGAFRDEIAALFADFDQVVFFVSLGAVVRLIAPHLKSKDEDPGVLVVDDTAQFVIPVLSGHVGGANAMAEQVAALLGATPVLTTASDVGKTIPVDIFGRELGWKVEAPKINITRVSAHVVNGEPIAVVQEAGSTDWWTRTTPLPANIHRFARFDEVDLARFKAVLWITQAEVSAERWSTLAERLVVYRPPQ is encoded by the coding sequence ATGACGAATGAAGCCGCACCCCGCGTGGTGCTCGTTGCCATCACCAGGCATGGCGCACAGCAGGCCGCCGGGCTGGCCCGCCTGCTGCCCGAGGCCAGCGTGTGCGTGGCCGAGAAGTTCGCGCCGCTCATGGCCGGCCTGCCCAACCCGGTGCGCGCCTACGCGGGCGCCTTCCGCGACGAGATCGCGGCGCTGTTCGCGGACTTCGACCAGGTCGTGTTCTTCGTCTCGCTCGGCGCCGTGGTGCGCCTGATCGCGCCGCACCTCAAGAGCAAGGACGAGGACCCGGGCGTGCTGGTGGTGGACGATACCGCGCAGTTCGTGATTCCGGTGCTCTCGGGCCACGTGGGCGGCGCCAACGCGATGGCCGAGCAGGTCGCGGCGCTGCTGGGCGCCACACCCGTGCTGACCACCGCGTCGGACGTGGGCAAGACCATCCCGGTCGACATCTTCGGCCGCGAACTCGGCTGGAAGGTGGAGGCGCCCAAGATCAACATCACGCGCGTCTCGGCCCATGTCGTGAACGGCGAGCCGATCGCGGTGGTGCAGGAAGCGGGCAGCACCGATTGGTGGACCCGCACTACGCCCCTGCCCGCCAACATCCACCGGTTCGCGCGCTTCGACGAGGTCGACCTCGCGCGCTTCAAGGCCGTGCTGTGGATCACGCAGGCCGAAGTGAGCGCCGAACGCTGGAGCACGCTGGCCGAGCGGCTCGTCGTCTACCGGCCGCCGCAATGA
- a CDS encoding cobalamin biosynthesis protein, with protein sequence MSNVRYAIGLGCDRGTPQATLQEAVDEALAGIGAQLAQVAAAASIDLKADEPGLLALAAAHGWTLRFYPAAQLAEVPVPHPSETVRRHTGTPSVSEAAALLAGGGLPMTALAAPKHKHRGADGRHATVSIARMS encoded by the coding sequence ATGAGCAACGTGCGCTATGCCATCGGCCTGGGCTGCGACCGCGGCACGCCCCAGGCCACGCTGCAAGAGGCGGTCGACGAGGCGCTGGCCGGCATCGGTGCGCAACTGGCGCAGGTGGCGGCGGCGGCCAGCATCGACCTCAAGGCCGACGAGCCGGGCCTGCTGGCACTGGCCGCGGCCCATGGCTGGACGCTGCGCTTCTATCCCGCCGCGCAATTGGCAGAGGTGCCCGTGCCGCATCCGTCGGAGACGGTGCGCCGGCACACCGGCACGCCTTCGGTCAGCGAGGCGGCCGCGCTGCTGGCCGGCGGCGGCCTGCCGATGACGGCGCTGGCCGCACCCAAGCACAAGCACCGCGGCGCCGACGGGCGCCACGCGACGGTCTCGATCGCGCGCATGTCCTGA
- a CDS encoding CbtB domain-containing protein: protein MNASSTHTASHTGSFAHAGTPRSLLLQLAGAAALGLFVLYGVAFAESPLAHNAAHDVRHVTVKPCH from the coding sequence ATGAACGCCTCCTCCACGCACACCGCATCCCACACTGGCAGCTTCGCCCATGCCGGCACGCCGCGCAGCCTGCTGCTGCAACTGGCCGGCGCCGCGGCGCTGGGCCTGTTCGTTTTGTATGGCGTCGCCTTCGCCGAAAGCCCGCTCGCGCACAACGCCGCGCACGACGTGCGCCACGTCACGGTCAAGCCCTGCCACTGA
- a CDS encoding CbtA family protein: MIFQRLIWCALAVAVLVGSVQTGVQHWQATPIILAAESYESQKAAPAAHDHDAAHAHGDAADGAPWQPEDGAERSFWSWISNMLHAFSMALLVLAAMGVCLWRGAKMRSLPLALLGSAAGWLSFHFLPSLGLPAEIPGMDAARLGTRQGWWVLAAASAVLACTSLAGLRSALRWPAAAAWLALPFVVGAPQAAGDPFAGFGAEAQAALRALDARFIWATTWISLSFWASTGVACGLAFERWLRPALASAFGPARTASALEVNP, encoded by the coding sequence ATGATCTTCCAACGATTGATCTGGTGCGCACTGGCGGTGGCCGTGCTGGTGGGCAGCGTGCAGACCGGTGTGCAGCACTGGCAGGCCACGCCGATCATCCTTGCAGCCGAGAGCTACGAGTCGCAGAAGGCCGCGCCCGCGGCCCACGACCATGACGCGGCCCATGCCCATGGCGATGCGGCGGATGGTGCGCCATGGCAGCCCGAAGACGGCGCCGAGCGCAGCTTCTGGAGCTGGATCTCCAACATGCTGCATGCCTTCAGCATGGCGCTGCTGGTCCTGGCGGCGATGGGCGTCTGCCTCTGGCGCGGCGCGAAGATGCGCTCGCTGCCGCTGGCGCTGCTGGGGTCTGCGGCCGGCTGGCTGAGCTTTCACTTCTTGCCGTCGCTGGGCCTGCCGGCCGAGATCCCCGGCATGGACGCGGCCCGGCTGGGTACGCGCCAGGGCTGGTGGGTGCTGGCCGCGGCCAGTGCGGTGCTGGCCTGCACTTCGCTCGCGGGCCTGCGCAGCGCCTTGCGCTGGCCCGCGGCCGCGGCCTGGCTGGCGCTGCCCTTCGTGGTGGGCGCGCCGCAGGCCGCGGGCGATCCTTTCGCGGGCTTCGGTGCCGAGGCACAGGCCGCGCTGCGGGCACTCGATGCCCGCTTCATCTGGGCGACCACCTGGATCTCGTTGAGCTTTTGGGCCTCGACCGGCGTGGCCTGCGGCCTGGCTTTCGAGCGCTGGCTGCGGCCCGCGCTGGCCAGTGCATTCGGCCCTGCGCGCACGGCATCGGCGCTGGAGGTGAACCCATGA